Proteins from a single region of Verrucosispora sp. NA02020:
- a CDS encoding nucleotide sugar dehydrogenase has translation MSQEKLVVIGQGYVGLPLAMRAVEAGLDVVGLDVDTDRVKRLASGESFVADIPADRLGRALSTGRYRPSSEYADARDFDICVITVPTPLRDGTPDLSYVEQAGSGIAPYLRPGCTVILESTTYPGTTEELLRPLLESASGLRSPGDYHLGYSPERIDPGNPSWRLENTPKVVSGVDEVSLARVDEFYRRLVERTVPVDSTRVAELTKLIENTFRQVNIALVNELTMLSHQLDIDVWQAIDAAETKPFGFMPFRPGPGVGGHCLPIDPCYLSWQVKRRLGRQFRFIELANDINHEMPEHVAQRVMAGLNRSGRAVSGARLLLLGLAYKRNTGDMRDSPAVDVARRLRDLGAEVRAVEPYAEAHHLPDGVLIVDLTERELREADGVVVVTDHDAFDYDLVARESRYVFDTRDRCTGPTVERL, from the coding sequence GTGAGCCAGGAGAAGTTGGTCGTCATCGGGCAGGGGTACGTCGGTCTGCCGCTGGCCATGCGCGCCGTCGAAGCCGGCCTGGACGTGGTCGGCCTCGACGTCGACACCGACCGGGTCAAGCGGCTCGCCTCGGGTGAGTCGTTCGTGGCGGACATCCCCGCCGACCGGCTCGGCCGGGCCCTGTCCACCGGCCGGTACCGGCCCAGCAGCGAGTACGCCGACGCGCGCGACTTCGACATCTGCGTCATCACGGTGCCCACCCCCCTGCGGGACGGCACGCCGGACCTGAGCTACGTGGAGCAGGCCGGCAGCGGCATCGCACCGTACCTGCGGCCCGGCTGCACGGTGATCCTCGAATCCACCACCTACCCGGGCACCACCGAGGAGCTGCTGCGTCCGCTCCTGGAGTCGGCCAGCGGTCTGCGCAGCCCCGGCGACTACCACCTCGGGTACAGCCCGGAGCGGATCGACCCGGGCAACCCGAGCTGGCGGCTGGAGAACACCCCGAAGGTGGTCTCCGGAGTCGACGAGGTCTCCCTGGCCCGGGTGGACGAGTTCTACCGGCGGCTGGTGGAGCGTACGGTCCCGGTCGACTCGACCCGGGTGGCCGAGTTGACGAAGCTGATCGAGAACACCTTCCGCCAGGTCAACATCGCCCTGGTCAACGAGCTGACGATGCTGTCGCACCAGCTCGACATCGACGTCTGGCAGGCCATCGACGCGGCCGAGACCAAGCCGTTCGGCTTCATGCCGTTCCGGCCCGGCCCCGGCGTCGGCGGGCACTGCCTGCCGATCGACCCGTGCTATCTGTCCTGGCAGGTCAAGCGACGCCTGGGCCGGCAGTTCCGGTTCATCGAGCTGGCCAACGACATCAACCACGAGATGCCCGAGCACGTGGCACAGCGGGTGATGGCCGGGCTGAACCGCTCCGGCCGCGCGGTCAGCGGCGCGCGGTTGCTGCTGCTCGGGCTGGCGTACAAGCGCAACACCGGCGACATGCGCGACTCCCCGGCGGTGGACGTGGCCCGGCGGCTGCGGGACCTCGGTGCCGAGGTCCGCGCGGTGGAGCCGTACGCCGAGGCGCACCACCTGCCGGACGGGGTGCTGATCGTGGACCTGACCGAACGCGAGCTGCGCGAGGCCGACGGCGTGGTGGTGGTGACCGACCACGACGCGTTCGACTACGACCTGGTGGCCCGGGAGTCCCGGTACGTCTTCGACACCCGCGACCGCTGCACCGGCCCCACCGTCGAACGCCTCTGA
- a CDS encoding ABC transporter permease, with protein MLRLTWRSLRAEAARMVMSTLAVVLGVAFIAGTLIFVDGMRAGAYDRAGTFDRHTDAGIYADREPIDPALVDRVRAVDGVRAAEGELTDTAGVVGADGRPVLGFGVLAAVPTDPALHSYDVVTGRLPARAGEVVLDRRTVDDQSFRLGGTVRVGGAAGAAQPYTLVGVVDVADTPRDIGGPFVGMVGADALAVTGLSGYGRIMVAAEPGITGTELAARLADVAGAGTTVRTRAEILEAAVADAVRDVDQFHLVLLTFAGVAVMVAAFVIANTFTIVLAQRTRRTALLRLVGATRGQVFRAAVLESAVVGLAASALGVLAGAGLAAALTALVSRLDMPLSGELTVTAGTVLGSLAVGTALTVAAACVPAWQGTRVAPVTALTDAAVQVTRRAGRFRLAGGAVVLAAGVAALAGAASAGQIMLVALGGVLSFLGIVLFGPVLVPALVRLFGAPVRRILGVTGTLAVANAVRNPRRVAATATALVIGIGLVSSFLVGAQSTKVAIERTVDAEVGVDFLVTGIGVDLPVGLTGALAARPELGVVHEARTRSVDDVEYRAVHPALVADRIAPVTTGQLDRLGPGRVLVDRELAQRRGWSAGDRITLRSQPFEVAAVVDGLASGGTGSAVPPGHAVGLVDVDHARLFPDERGVQTEIDPAPGVPVEVARAAIEEVLVDYPTVNLLDQAAYKRMLTSTVDMLLAFVVALLGLAVVIALVGVANTLSLSVVERTRENAVLRAVGLTGGRMRAMLAVEAVLTALVGAVLGVALGTGVTAGAMALLARLAGEFTLVVPWARLAGVFAVAILAALLASVLPARRALSRPVVEALADR; from the coding sequence ATGCTGCGGCTGACATGGCGTTCGCTGCGTGCCGAGGCGGCCCGGATGGTGATGTCCACCCTCGCCGTGGTGCTCGGCGTGGCCTTCATCGCCGGCACGCTGATCTTCGTCGACGGGATGCGGGCCGGCGCGTACGACCGGGCCGGCACCTTCGACCGGCACACCGACGCCGGGATCTACGCCGACCGGGAGCCGATCGACCCGGCGCTGGTCGACCGGGTCCGCGCGGTCGACGGGGTCCGCGCCGCCGAGGGCGAACTGACCGACACCGCCGGAGTGGTCGGCGCGGACGGGCGACCGGTGCTCGGCTTCGGTGTCCTCGCCGCCGTGCCGACCGATCCGGCGCTCCACTCCTACGACGTGGTGACCGGACGACTGCCCGCCCGTGCCGGCGAGGTGGTGCTCGACCGGCGGACCGTCGACGACCAGTCGTTCCGCCTCGGCGGCACGGTACGCGTCGGCGGTGCCGCCGGGGCGGCCCAGCCGTACACCCTGGTCGGTGTGGTCGACGTGGCCGACACCCCGCGCGACATCGGCGGGCCGTTCGTCGGGATGGTCGGTGCCGACGCGCTCGCCGTGACCGGCCTGTCCGGGTACGGACGGATCATGGTCGCGGCCGAGCCCGGGATCACCGGGACCGAGCTGGCCGCCCGGCTCGCCGACGTCGCCGGAGCGGGCACCACCGTGCGGACCCGCGCGGAGATCCTGGAGGCCGCCGTCGCCGACGCGGTCCGCGACGTGGACCAGTTCCACCTGGTGCTGCTCACCTTCGCCGGGGTGGCGGTGATGGTCGCGGCCTTCGTCATCGCCAACACCTTCACCATCGTGCTGGCCCAGCGCACCCGTCGGACCGCGCTGCTGCGCCTGGTCGGGGCCACCCGGGGACAGGTGTTCCGGGCCGCCGTGCTGGAGTCGGCGGTGGTGGGCCTGGCCGCCTCGGCGCTCGGCGTACTGGCCGGGGCCGGACTCGCCGCCGCGCTGACCGCCCTGGTGTCACGGCTGGACATGCCGCTGAGCGGTGAGCTGACCGTCACCGCCGGCACCGTGCTGGGCAGCCTGGCCGTCGGCACCGCCCTCACCGTCGCCGCCGCGTGCGTACCGGCCTGGCAGGGCACCCGGGTCGCGCCGGTGACCGCCCTCACCGACGCCGCCGTGCAGGTCACCCGCCGCGCCGGCCGATTCCGGCTGGCCGGCGGCGCAGTGGTCCTCGCCGCCGGGGTCGCCGCGCTGGCCGGCGCGGCCTCCGCCGGGCAGATCATGCTCGTCGCCCTGGGCGGGGTGCTGAGCTTCCTCGGCATCGTGCTCTTCGGTCCGGTGCTGGTGCCGGCGCTGGTCCGCCTCTTCGGGGCACCGGTCCGGCGGATCCTCGGCGTCACCGGCACGCTCGCCGTGGCCAACGCGGTGCGCAACCCCCGGCGGGTGGCCGCGACCGCCACCGCGCTGGTGATCGGCATCGGTCTGGTCTCCTCGTTCCTGGTCGGCGCGCAGAGCACCAAGGTGGCCATCGAACGCACCGTCGACGCCGAGGTGGGGGTGGACTTCCTGGTCACCGGCATCGGCGTGGACCTGCCCGTCGGGCTGACCGGTGCGCTGGCCGCCCGGCCCGAGCTGGGCGTGGTGCACGAGGCACGGACCCGCAGCGTCGACGACGTCGAGTACCGCGCGGTCCATCCGGCGCTGGTCGCCGACCGGATCGCGCCGGTGACCACCGGGCAGCTCGACCGGCTCGGACCCGGGCGGGTCCTGGTGGACCGCGAGCTGGCCCAGCGACGCGGCTGGTCGGCGGGGGACCGGATCACCCTGCGGTCGCAGCCGTTCGAGGTGGCGGCGGTGGTCGACGGGCTCGCCTCCGGCGGCACCGGGTCGGCGGTGCCGCCCGGGCACGCGGTGGGCCTGGTCGACGTCGACCACGCCCGGCTCTTCCCCGACGAGCGCGGCGTCCAGACCGAGATCGACCCGGCTCCGGGCGTGCCGGTGGAGGTGGCGCGTGCCGCCATCGAGGAGGTACTCGTCGACTACCCGACGGTCAACCTGCTGGACCAGGCGGCGTACAAGCGGATGCTCACCTCCACGGTGGACATGCTGCTCGCGTTCGTGGTCGCGTTGCTCGGGCTGGCCGTGGTGATCGCCCTGGTCGGGGTGGCCAACACGCTCAGCCTGTCGGTGGTGGAACGGACCCGGGAGAACGCGGTGCTGCGTGCCGTCGGGCTGACCGGCGGCCGGATGCGCGCCATGCTGGCCGTCGAGGCGGTCCTCACCGCGCTGGTCGGTGCCGTGCTCGGCGTCGCGCTCGGCACCGGCGTCACCGCCGGGGCGATGGCGTTGCTGGCCCGGCTCGCCGGGGAGTTCACCCTGGTCGTGCCCTGGGCCCGGCTCGCCGGGGTATTCGCCGTCGCGATTCTGGCCGCGCTGCTGGCATCGGTGCTGCCGGCGCGGCGCGCACTGTCCCGGCCGGTCGTCGAGGCGCTCGCCGACCGCTGA
- a CDS encoding ABC transporter ATP-binding protein, with product MSLAPPVHAVAGVAVTARGLSKRYGTGPAAVVALDRVDLDVAAGRFTAVMGPSGSGKSTLLHCLAGLDRPTAGTVHVGDAELGGLDDRRLTLLRRDRVGFVFQKFNLLPSLSAAENITLPLDIAGRRADPAWLRQVVAAVGLTDRVRHRPAELSGGQQQRVAVARALITKPWVIFADEPTGNLDSRAGAEVLRLLREAVDSLGQTVVMVTHDPVAAGYADRVVFLADGRPVRELTEPTAELVLDVLAHLDPSAAASTRGR from the coding sequence GTGTCCCTCGCCCCACCCGTCCACGCCGTCGCCGGTGTCGCCGTCACCGCCCGTGGCCTGTCCAAGCGGTACGGCACCGGTCCGGCCGCCGTCGTCGCGCTCGACCGGGTCGACCTCGACGTCGCCGCCGGCCGGTTCACCGCCGTCATGGGACCCTCCGGTTCCGGCAAGTCGACGCTTCTGCACTGCCTGGCCGGTCTGGACCGGCCCACCGCGGGCACGGTGCACGTCGGCGACGCCGAACTGGGCGGCCTGGACGACCGGCGGCTCACCCTGCTGCGCCGGGACCGGGTCGGCTTCGTGTTCCAGAAGTTCAACCTGCTGCCCTCGCTCAGCGCGGCGGAGAACATCACGCTGCCTCTGGACATCGCCGGTCGTCGGGCCGACCCGGCCTGGCTGCGTCAGGTGGTCGCCGCCGTCGGGCTGACCGACCGGGTCCGGCACCGTCCGGCCGAACTCTCCGGCGGCCAGCAGCAGCGCGTCGCGGTGGCCCGGGCACTGATCACCAAACCCTGGGTGATCTTCGCCGACGAACCGACCGGCAACCTGGACTCCCGGGCCGGGGCCGAGGTGCTGCGGCTGCTGCGGGAGGCGGTCGACAGCCTCGGCCAGACGGTGGTGATGGTGACCCACGACCCGGTGGCCGCCGGGTACGCCGACCGGGTGGTGTTCCTCGCCGACGGGCGTCCGGTCCGGGAGTTGACCGAGCCCACCGCCGAGCTGGTCCTCGACGTGCTCGCCCACCTGGACCCGTCCGCCGCCGCGTCGACGCGGGGGCGGTGA
- a CDS encoding response regulator transcription factor, protein MTVRVVIVDDQALVRAGFRMVLDSQPDLEVVGEAIDGADALRLLARVEADVVVMDVRMPTMDGVEATRRLCADQPSGGPRVLVLTTFDTEADAFAALRAGASGFLLKNVPPEELLAAIRVVAQGDSVVAPSITRRLLDRFAGQLGAGPSEDPRLARLTEREREILLLVAEGLANAEIATRVHVAEATVKTHVGRILAKLDVRDRVQAVVVAYESGLVTPGVENRRTT, encoded by the coding sequence ATGACGGTCCGGGTGGTGATCGTGGACGACCAGGCCCTGGTCCGGGCCGGTTTCCGGATGGTGCTCGACTCGCAGCCCGACCTGGAGGTGGTCGGTGAGGCGATCGACGGTGCCGACGCCCTGCGGCTGCTCGCCCGCGTCGAGGCCGACGTGGTGGTGATGGACGTCCGGATGCCCACCATGGACGGGGTCGAGGCCACCCGACGGCTCTGCGCCGACCAGCCCTCCGGTGGTCCCCGGGTGCTGGTGCTGACCACGTTCGACACCGAGGCCGACGCCTTCGCCGCGTTGCGGGCGGGTGCCAGCGGATTCCTGCTCAAGAACGTGCCGCCCGAGGAGTTGCTCGCCGCGATCCGGGTGGTCGCCCAGGGCGACTCGGTGGTGGCCCCGTCGATCACCCGACGTCTGCTCGACCGGTTCGCCGGACAACTCGGCGCCGGCCCCAGCGAGGACCCCCGGCTGGCCCGGCTGACCGAGCGGGAACGGGAGATCCTGCTGCTGGTCGCGGAGGGCCTGGCCAACGCCGAGATCGCCACCCGGGTGCACGTCGCCGAGGCGACCGTGAAGACCCACGTGGGGCGGATCCTGGCCAAGCTCGACGTGCGCGACCGGGTGCAGGCCGTGGTGGTGGCGTACGAGAGTGGGCTGGTCACCCCGGGCGTGGAGAACCGGCGTACGACCTGA
- a CDS encoding sensor histidine kinase, translating into MRATVLGRPLRGVAFDVAVSGAVALLALASTAGSDAGWPGTMLGLGMAVALLWRRVRPVGVTVVVAVLAYVQVALDWASLPYDVAVLIALYSLVKYADRLRDGVLAGVVAALGVVFAAARTPSQVAWAFTAVFYGLVVGAVWLAALNVRTRRLYVLSLEERAATLEREREAQSRAAVAEERTRIARELHDVVAHGMAVMIVQADGARYVIDKDPQAAREAVRIVADTGRQALADMRRLVDVLREPSRPDPATGPEPAPGSSAGPDAAPDPSAGPDRVPEPAEPTHRRPSVAELPALLERFRAAGLQVRHTVTGDSAPLPPALDLTVYRLVQEALTNTLKHAGVGATAEVSLAHRADAVVLEVLDDGRGRVPATPAPPGGHGLVGMRERVSVYDGSLTAGPRPTGGWLLRARLPLPSSSGTEVVTA; encoded by the coding sequence ATGAGAGCGACGGTCCTCGGCCGCCCGCTGCGCGGGGTCGCCTTCGACGTGGCGGTCTCCGGTGCCGTGGCGCTGCTCGCGTTGGCGTCCACCGCCGGTAGCGACGCCGGTTGGCCCGGCACCATGCTCGGGCTGGGCATGGCGGTGGCGCTGCTGTGGCGGCGGGTGCGACCGGTCGGCGTCACGGTGGTCGTGGCGGTGCTGGCGTACGTCCAGGTCGCCCTCGACTGGGCGTCCCTGCCGTACGACGTGGCGGTGCTGATCGCCCTCTACAGCCTGGTCAAGTACGCCGACCGGCTGCGCGACGGCGTGCTGGCCGGGGTAGTCGCCGCGCTCGGGGTGGTGTTCGCCGCGGCGCGGACGCCGTCCCAGGTCGCCTGGGCGTTCACCGCCGTCTTCTACGGTCTGGTCGTCGGCGCGGTCTGGCTGGCCGCGCTGAACGTGCGGACCCGCCGGTTGTACGTCCTCAGCCTGGAGGAACGGGCAGCCACCCTGGAACGGGAGCGCGAGGCGCAGTCGCGGGCGGCGGTGGCCGAGGAACGCACCCGGATCGCGCGTGAACTGCACGACGTGGTGGCGCACGGCATGGCGGTCATGATCGTGCAGGCGGACGGCGCCCGGTACGTCATCGACAAGGACCCGCAGGCGGCCCGCGAGGCGGTCCGGATCGTCGCGGACACCGGCCGACAGGCGTTGGCCGACATGCGGCGGCTGGTGGATGTCCTGCGGGAACCGAGCCGACCGGACCCGGCGACCGGACCCGAACCGGCACCGGGATCATCGGCCGGACCCGACGCGGCACCGGACCCCTCGGCCGGACCCGACCGGGTGCCGGAGCCCGCCGAGCCGACCCACCGGCGTCCCTCCGTCGCCGAACTGCCCGCCCTGCTGGAGCGGTTCCGCGCCGCCGGACTCCAGGTGCGCCACACCGTCACCGGCGACTCCGCGCCACTGCCGCCGGCTCTGGACCTGACCGTCTACCGGCTGGTGCAGGAGGCGTTGACCAACACGCTCAAGCACGCCGGGGTCGGCGCCACCGCCGAGGTCAGCCTGGCGCACCGCGCCGACGCCGTCGTGCTCGAGGTCCTCGACGACGGACGGGGCCGCGTCCCGGCCACCCCCGCGCCGCCCGGCGGTCACGGACTCGTCGGCATGCGCGAGCGGGTCTCGGTGTACGACGGCAGCCTCACCGCCGGCCCCCGCCCGACCGGGGGATGGCTGCTGCGGGCGCGGCTGCCGTTACCCTCGTCCTCCGGGACGGAGGTGGTCACGGCATGA
- a CDS encoding DUF305 domain-containing protein, translating into MTARRGRLLTVVTSVVVALAVSAFALRDGDRPVPPAPAPAAATADPSPPVDPSPADPDAPLVIVPGRPGEPAVERPGAEVRDDSPPRFNTLDAWFARMMIPHHEQALEMAALAPDRAADPRVRALADRIRAGQRPEIGVLRAWLAERHLSGEVSGHDHATMKGMQSPEAMGRLAAARGVDFDRLFLRMMTEHHEGAVVMATDLLKVGLDQRMSEFATSVATEQGVEIVRMRDLAP; encoded by the coding sequence ATGACTGCCCGACGTGGACGCCTGCTGACTGTCGTCACATCGGTCGTGGTGGCGCTGGCGGTGTCGGCCTTCGCGTTGCGCGACGGCGACCGGCCCGTGCCCCCCGCGCCGGCACCGGCCGCCGCCACCGCCGATCCGTCGCCCCCGGTCGATCCGTCGCCGGCGGATCCCGACGCGCCGCTGGTGATCGTGCCCGGCCGTCCCGGCGAACCGGCCGTCGAACGCCCCGGCGCCGAGGTGCGCGACGACTCGCCGCCGCGGTTCAACACCCTCGACGCCTGGTTCGCGCGGATGATGATCCCGCACCACGAGCAGGCGCTGGAGATGGCGGCGCTCGCTCCGGACCGGGCCGCCGACCCCCGGGTACGCGCCCTGGCCGACCGGATCCGGGCCGGCCAGCGACCGGAGATCGGCGTGCTGCGGGCCTGGCTCGCCGAGCGCCACCTCTCCGGCGAGGTGTCCGGGCACGACCACGCCACGATGAAGGGCATGCAGTCGCCCGAGGCGATGGGTCGGCTCGCCGCCGCCCGGGGCGTCGACTTCGACCGCCTCTTCCTGCGGATGATGACCGAACACCACGAGGGTGCCGTGGTGATGGCGACCGACCTGCTCAAGGTCGGCCTCGACCAACGGATGTCGGAGTTCGCCACCTCGGTCGCCACCGAGCAGGGCGTGGAGATCGTCCGGATGCGCGACCTCGCTCCCTGA
- a CDS encoding LVIVD repeat-containing protein, whose translation MVGSTPPRGRQLRVVSVAATGLLLASIAVASPGNAQTVTRTATESAAVEAPLGVDEISHSPNLTQIANLPKQAPFDTTSALGTDIAFQGKYAFVGNYDGFVIYDVAKPSKPKLVSQVLCPGAQNDISIYGDLLFLSTDSSRSDDSCSSVSQPATIKESWEGIKIFDVKDKKKPRYLKAVETACGSHTHTLVPAKDKKSVYLYVSSYSPQATFPDCQPPHDSISIVKVPLKKPTDAAVVATPNLFPDGGYEGRTGGSATTGCHDITAYPEKDLAAGACMGDGVLLDISKREAPRVLHTVRDTVNFAFWHSATFNNRGTKVVFTDELGGGGGATCNEEIGPNRGANAIYDLTGRGDNRKLEFRSYYKIPRTNGDTENCVAHNGSLIPVLGKDIMVQAWYQGGISVWDFTDSRKPKEIGFWERGPLSDTQLVVGGSWSAYYYNGHIYSSDIQKGLDVLELDDWRTWSAKLVHYREFNVQTQPSYLSW comes from the coding sequence ATGGTCGGATCGACCCCGCCGCGGGGGCGGCAGCTACGCGTCGTCAGCGTGGCCGCCACCGGGCTCCTCCTCGCCAGCATCGCCGTCGCCTCACCCGGCAACGCGCAGACGGTCACGCGGACGGCCACCGAGTCCGCCGCCGTCGAGGCACCACTCGGTGTCGACGAGATCTCCCACAGCCCCAACCTCACGCAGATCGCCAACCTGCCCAAGCAGGCCCCGTTCGACACCACGTCGGCGCTCGGCACCGACATCGCCTTCCAGGGCAAGTACGCCTTCGTCGGCAACTACGACGGCTTCGTCATCTACGACGTCGCGAAGCCGAGCAAGCCGAAGCTCGTGTCGCAGGTGCTCTGCCCGGGCGCGCAGAACGACATCTCCATCTACGGTGACCTGCTCTTCCTGTCGACCGACTCGTCCCGCAGCGACGACTCGTGCAGCAGCGTCTCCCAGCCCGCCACGATCAAGGAGTCGTGGGAGGGCATCAAGATCTTCGACGTCAAGGACAAGAAGAAGCCGCGCTACCTCAAGGCCGTCGAGACCGCCTGCGGCTCGCACACCCACACGCTGGTGCCGGCGAAGGACAAGAAGTCGGTCTACCTGTACGTCTCCTCGTACAGCCCGCAGGCCACCTTCCCCGACTGCCAGCCGCCGCACGACTCGATCAGCATCGTCAAGGTCCCGCTGAAGAAGCCGACCGACGCGGCCGTGGTCGCCACGCCGAACCTCTTCCCGGACGGCGGCTACGAGGGGCGGACGGGCGGGTCGGCGACCACCGGCTGCCACGACATCACCGCCTACCCGGAGAAGGACCTCGCCGCCGGGGCGTGCATGGGTGACGGGGTGCTGCTGGACATCAGCAAGCGGGAGGCGCCGCGCGTGCTGCACACCGTGCGCGACACCGTCAACTTCGCGTTCTGGCACTCGGCCACCTTCAACAACCGCGGCACGAAGGTCGTCTTCACCGACGAGCTCGGCGGCGGTGGCGGGGCCACCTGCAACGAGGAGATCGGCCCGAACCGGGGCGCCAACGCGATCTACGACCTCACCGGCCGGGGCGACAACCGGAAGCTGGAGTTCCGCAGCTACTACAAGATCCCGCGCACCAACGGCGACACCGAGAACTGCGTGGCGCACAACGGCTCGCTGATCCCGGTGCTCGGCAAGGACATCATGGTCCAGGCGTGGTATCAGGGCGGCATCTCGGTGTGGGACTTCACCGACTCCCGCAAGCCCAAGGAGATCGGCTTCTGGGAGCGGGGCCCGCTCTCGGACACCCAGCTCGTCGTCGGCGGCTCCTGGTCGGCCTACTACTACAACGGGCACATCTACTCCTCAGACATCCAGAAGGGGCTGGACGTGCTCGAACTCGACGACTGGCGGACGTGGTCGGCCAAGCTGGTCCACTACCGCGAGTTCAACGTCCAGACCCAGCCCAGCTACCTGAGCTGGTAG
- a CDS encoding DUF2188 domain-containing protein, protein MARNEYHVVPDGDGWKVEGGGTVVGTYDTKQDAVDAGRKVAHGNEPSQLVVHTADGQIETEYTYQDDPYPPAG, encoded by the coding sequence ATGGCGCGAAACGAGTACCACGTGGTGCCGGACGGCGACGGCTGGAAGGTCGAGGGGGGCGGGACCGTCGTCGGCACGTACGACACGAAGCAGGACGCGGTCGACGCGGGGCGGAAGGTGGCGCACGGCAACGAACCGAGCCAGCTCGTGGTGCACACCGCGGACGGCCAGATCGAGACCGAGTACACCTACCAGGACGACCCGTACCCGCCCGCCGGCTGA
- a CDS encoding SLC13 family permease — MTSPDAVPAAPGRRRPHPLDVIAVGLAVLGAVCVATGLLPRADAADTLTRVLPLLVFLGTVVVLAELTAAAGVFDVLATRLAVAARGRWPVLFALCVGFAALTTVVLNLDTTAVLLTPVMLALAVTLRTAVAPLAVTTVWLANTASLLLPVSNLTNLLAADRIGLDPLAYASVMWLPQLAALAVTTILLWHFWWRRDRPVDGRFAPPSVHRPTDPVLYRTALVACLLFVGAIVAGAPVGLASAVAAGLLLLVFAFRSPGTLRPALLPWRLLLFVTGLFLVIQTIGAFGLNDLVARLAGDEGGVPGLLRAGGTGALLSNLVNNLPAYLAGEAVLPAGDRQRLLALLIGTNIGPLALPWASLATLLWLERCRAARVRVPLARFLATSAAVATLGTLAAVSALLLTT; from the coding sequence GTGACCTCCCCAGACGCCGTTCCGGCCGCACCCGGTCGACGCCGGCCGCACCCGCTGGACGTGATCGCGGTCGGGCTGGCCGTCCTGGGTGCGGTGTGCGTGGCGACGGGCCTGCTGCCCCGCGCCGACGCCGCCGACACGCTCACCCGGGTCCTGCCGCTGCTGGTCTTCCTCGGCACCGTGGTGGTCCTCGCCGAACTGACCGCCGCCGCCGGTGTCTTCGACGTCCTCGCCACCCGGCTGGCGGTCGCCGCCCGGGGTCGCTGGCCGGTCCTCTTCGCGCTCTGCGTCGGCTTCGCCGCGCTCACCACCGTCGTGCTCAACCTGGACACCACGGCGGTGCTGCTCACGCCGGTGATGCTCGCGCTGGCGGTCACCCTGCGCACGGCGGTGGCCCCGCTGGCGGTCACCACGGTCTGGCTGGCGAACACGGCCAGCCTCCTGCTGCCGGTCTCCAACCTGACCAACCTGCTGGCCGCCGACCGGATCGGCCTCGACCCGCTGGCGTACGCGAGCGTCATGTGGCTGCCCCAACTGGCGGCGCTCGCGGTCACCACGATCCTGCTCTGGCACTTCTGGTGGCGGCGCGACCGCCCCGTCGACGGCCGGTTCGCGCCGCCGTCGGTGCACCGGCCGACCGACCCGGTGCTCTACCGCACCGCACTCGTCGCCTGCCTGCTCTTCGTCGGCGCGATCGTGGCCGGCGCCCCCGTCGGCCTGGCCTCGGCGGTCGCCGCCGGCCTGCTGCTGCTCGTCTTCGCGTTCCGCTCCCCCGGTACGCTGCGCCCCGCCCTGTTGCCCTGGCGGCTGCTGCTCTTCGTCACCGGCCTGTTCCTGGTGATCCAGACCATCGGCGCGTTCGGCCTGAACGACCTCGTCGCCCGGCTCGCCGGTGACGAGGGCGGCGTGCCCGGACTGCTGCGCGCGGGCGGCACCGGTGCGCTGCTGTCCAACCTCGTCAACAACCTGCCCGCCTACCTGGCCGGCGAGGCGGTGCTGCCGGCCGGTGACCGGCAACGCCTGCTGGCCCTGCTGATCGGCACCAACATCGGCCCGCTGGCGCTGCCGTGGGCGTCCCTGGCCACCCTGCTCTGGCTGGAGCGCTGCCGGGCCGCCCGGGTACGCGTGCCGCTGGCCCGTTTCCTCGCCACCAGCGCCGCCGTCGCGACCCTCGGCACCCTCGCCGCCGTCAGCGCCCTCCTGCTCACCACCTGA